A genomic window from Lotus japonicus ecotype B-129 chromosome 1, LjGifu_v1.2 includes:
- the LOC130709543 gene encoding uncharacterized protein LOC130709543 has product MFLHILAHNLKYRVVHFTYYRSKETISRQFNNVLRAVMKVSGEYLKFQDHNNLEGSEAYKWRWFQNSIGALDGTHIPVTVAAEDKPRYRNRKGDISTNVLGVCGPDLKFIYVLPGWEGSAGDSRVLRDALRRQNHLQIPNDLCAKDRATRIGAETSLDADDIMSKEANEDGAYIVDIDADEQSSTTRKSKQPMEFKKGKSGEKNGIITSMNKVAESLSEFVQATRKGVKNVQEVVHDVMDELKNIPDLNGTQWLKAVD; this is encoded by the exons ATGTTTTTGCACATCCTTGCTCACAACCTAAAGTACAGAGTAGTGCACTTTACCTATTATAGATCCAAAGAAACAATAAGTAGGCAATTCAACAATGTCCTACGAGCTGTGATGAAAGTGAGTGGGGAATATTTGAAGTTTCAAGACCATAATAATCTAGAGGGCTCTGAGGCATACAAATGGAGATGGTTTCAG AATTCGATTGGAGCACTTGATGGGACACATATTCCAGTAACAGTGGCAGCAGAAGATAAACCTAGATACCGTAATAGAAAGGGTGACATCTCTACGAATGTGTTAGGGGTTTGTGGTCCAGATTTAAAGTTTATTTACGTGTTACCTGGTTGGGAAGGCTCGGCAGGAGATTCACGAGTATTGCGAGATGCTTTACGTCGTCAAAATCACCTTCAAATTCCGAATG acttgtgtgctaaagATAGAGCAACAAGAATTGGAGCGGAGACATCCTTGGATGCAGATGACATCATGAGTAAAGAAGCAAATGAGGATGGAGCTTATATTGTGGATATTGATGCTGATGAACAAAGCTCTACAACAAGGAAAAGCAAACAACCAATGGAATTCAAAAAGGGAAAAAGTGGAGAAAAGAATGGGATAATTACTTCAATGAATAAAGTGGCTGAGTCATTGAGTGAATTTGTGCAAGCAACTAGAAAAGGGGTGAAAAATGTCCAAGAAGTGGTTCATGATGTGatggatgagctaaagaacattCCGGACCTTAATGGCACTCAATGGCTAAAAGCAGTGGATTGA